Genomic DNA from Atribacterota bacterium:
GTTAGACCTATTTTTGAATTAGTCAGACCTATTCCTCCAGTTGCCTGGATTCCTTTAGCAATATTTTGGTTTGGTATTGGAATGACTGGCAAAGTGTATATTATTTTTATTGGAGGACTGGTGCCTGCTGTAATCAATGCCTACACAGGGGTTTTAATGTCTAATCCCACCTTAATACAAATGGCTAAAACATACGGTGCTTCTAAATGGCAAATATTTAAAACCATATGTATCCCATCAGCATTGCCCATGATATTTGGTGCTTTGCAGGTAGCTTTAGCCATCTGCTGGACATGTCTTGTAGCAGCAGAGTTGTTAGCATCCGATGTTGGACTGGGATATTTAATTACCATGGGACGAAGGCTTTTATTACCCAAACTTGTCATTTTGGGAATGCTGATGTTAGGAGTAACTGGTTTTATTATTGGCTATATTGTAGATAGAATCGAAAAACGTTTGGTATCGGGTTTGAGGAGGTAATTTAATGGATAGGATGAATTCCCAGGCTTTAAAACCATATCATAATATAATAAGCATTTTTCAAAATAGGAATATACTCAGTATTATCTCAATCATAAGTTTTATATTAATATGGGATTTTATTGTTGTTAGAGGGATCGCTGGTAGTTATTTGCCAAGACCCATTGAGGTATTTAATAGATTCTTATATATATTAAAAAATCCATTAGCAGGGAAAACTTTAGTAGAACATTTATTAGTGAGTTTAAAAAGAGTTTTTGTAGCTTTTACAATATCTGTATTGTTTGGAATCCCCATTGGTGTTTTGATGGGTTTTAATCGCTATGCAAGAGCTATTATGAAACCTATTTTTGATCTATTTAAACCAATGCCACCTATTGCCTGGATATCTCTGGCTATCCTTTGGTTTGGTATTGGAGAAACTTCAAAAGTGTTTATTATATTTATTGGCTCTTT
This window encodes:
- a CDS encoding ABC transporter permease, giving the protein MDRMNSQALKPYHNIISIFQNRNILSIISIISFILIWDFIVVRGIAGSYLPRPIEVFNRFLYILKNPLAGKTLVEHLLVSLKRVFVAFTISVLFGIPIGVLMGFNRYARAIMKPIFDLFKPMPPIAWISLAILWFGIGETSKVFIIFIGSFVPIVVNSYNGIRLVEPELYDAIRILGADYWQEHLQVTFPGSFPAIFAGIQISLSIGWTCVLAAELVGAREGIGFIIVMGMNVGNVAQIIVGMLVIALVSFLLSIGLKYLERWVCPWMQQEIE
- a CDS encoding ABC transporter permease yields the protein MNNREKAKEGNLFWVSFFSILILILTWQFIVSSGIVPHTMLDSPISVIKLFFDKLTNVNPDGATLGAHILASLQAIMLGYLLALLIGIPLGLLMGWYAVIDGLVRPIFELVRPIPPVAWIPLAIFWFGIGMTGKVYIIFIGGLVPAVINAYTGVLMSNPTLIQMAKTYGASKWQIFKTICIPSALPMIFGALQVALAICWTCLVAAELLASDVGLGYLITMGRRLLLPKLVILGMLMLGVTGFIIGYIVDRIEKRLVSGLRR